A window of Ruminococcus champanellensis 18P13 = JCM 17042 contains these coding sequences:
- a CDS encoding O-antigen ligase family protein, which produces MIITLRKVATGLIFVCTTALFVLFILFDSYTWGKYVLLGLSACILLLGIGITHSKIILKFNPYAALNILFIVFVLLSSMWAIDASDSVIMARTLMRIFVCAYAVYITYLSIPELDETVLLKAVMWAGYIVAIYSLAFYGIDEMVSAGSNSSLRIESEFSNVNTIGLACALSCVLQINLRNLCPKDHFFPSALFMIPSIIVLAATQSRKALVFFIVGALGYAVVKAQESKKSLFIKTVKILFGILILALLIYWLLQLEAFTGVRERMEGVINAVFGNGKVDSSTIKRSNLRALGIEWFLKHPFAGIGIANPHILTNQYYAFDAYLHDNFVELLCGGGIIGFSLYYSMYVYLFLQLWNYRRIDPQRAAFFALWLGLMLAMNYGMVTYYSKAQNFYLMIHFVNVFQLKQKAVLEEGNA; this is translated from the coding sequence ATATGTCCTTTTAGGCTTATCGGCGTGTATCCTTTTACTTGGTATTGGAATTACCCACAGTAAAATTATCCTCAAGTTCAACCCGTATGCTGCATTGAATATTCTGTTTATTGTCTTTGTGCTGCTTTCTTCAATGTGGGCGATAGATGCTTCGGACTCTGTGATTATGGCACGAACGTTGATGCGTATTTTTGTATGTGCATATGCGGTGTACATCACCTACCTGAGCATTCCCGAATTGGACGAGACTGTGCTGCTGAAAGCAGTTATGTGGGCAGGATATATCGTTGCAATTTACTCCCTCGCTTTTTACGGGATTGACGAGATGGTCTCCGCAGGAAGCAATTCAAGTCTGCGTATCGAAAGTGAATTTTCCAATGTTAATACGATTGGATTGGCCTGTGCTCTTTCATGTGTACTTCAAATCAATCTTCGTAATCTTTGCCCAAAGGATCATTTCTTCCCGTCTGCACTCTTTATGATACCAAGTATCATTGTTCTTGCTGCTACGCAAAGCAGAAAAGCATTGGTTTTTTTTATAGTCGGTGCTTTGGGATATGCAGTTGTAAAAGCGCAAGAATCAAAAAAGAGTCTCTTTATTAAAACTGTCAAGATTTTGTTCGGCATTTTAATTCTGGCGCTGCTTATTTATTGGCTTTTGCAATTGGAGGCTTTTACAGGAGTCCGGGAGCGCATGGAAGGTGTCATAAATGCCGTTTTCGGAAACGGGAAGGTGGACAGTTCTACAATAAAGCGAAGCAACCTCAGAGCGTTGGGAATAGAATGGTTCTTAAAGCATCCTTTTGCAGGCATTGGAATTGCAAATCCTCATATTTTAACCAATCAGTACTACGCTTTTGATGCCTACCTTCATGATAATTTCGTTGAGCTGCTTTGCGGTGGCGGAATTATAGGATTTAGCCTTTACTATTCTATGTATGTATATCTGTTCTTGCAACTATGGAACTATAGAAGAATAGATCCGCAGAGAGCAGCATTTTTTGCACTTTGGCTTGGCTTGATGCTGGCTATGAATTATGGGATGGTAACTTATTATTCAAAAGCCCAGAACTTTTATCTGATGATTCATTTTGTGAATGTGTTTCAATTAAAGCAAAAAGCAGTATTAGAGGAAGGCAATGCCTAA